One Actinomycetospora corticicola genomic window, CGCGATGTCGGCGTGCCTGGGTCGCGGTGCCGCGATCGTCCACAACCACAACGACGAGCCGATGTTCACCGCCGACGCGGTGCACTCCCCCGACCCCTACGTGGCGGCCTGGACCCCGGTCGTCGCCGAGCACCCGGACGCCCTGCTCTACCCGACGATGGGTGCGGGGGCGCGCGGGATCCCGGTGGAACAGAAGTGGGCGCACGTCGAGGAGCTCGCCCGGCGCCGCCTCGGCGGGATGACGCTGGTGGACCCGGGCTCGGTGAACGTCGGGCTGCTCGGGTCCGGCGAGTGCGCCCCGGCGGCCGCCGCGGAGCCGTACCAGAACAGCATCGCCGACACCGAGTACATGTTCCGGCGCACCGCGGAACTCGGCGCCGCGCCGTCGATCTCGATCTTCGAGCCGGGCTTCCTGCGGACCACGTTGACCCTGCAGCGCCACGGCCGGGTGCCGGCGGGGGCGATGGTGAAGCTGTACTTCGGCGGCGACCTGCAGTTCGGCCTCCCGCCCACCGAGCGGGCTCTCGACGCCTACGTCGAGCTGCTCGACGGCTCGGGCCTGCCGTGGTCGGTCGCGGTGCTCGGCGGCGACGTCGTGGGCTGCGGGCTCGCCGCGCTCGCCCTGGAGCGCGGCGGCCACGTGCGGGTGGGTCTCGAGGACTACGCCGGCCCGCGGAAGCCCACGAACGTCGAGCTGCTCGACGAGCTGCTGGAGCTGCTCGCCGCCTCCGGACGCCGGGCGGCGACCTGCGCCGAGGCCCGCGCGACGCTGGGGATCGCGCCGGCCGGCTAGACCCCGGCGTGCGCGTCGCTGCGGACGCGGTAGCCCGAGCCGACCACGGTGTCGATGATCCCGGGCTCGCCGAGCTTCTTGCGCAGCGTCATGACCGTGACGCGCACCGTCGTGGTGAACGGGTCGGCGTTCTCGTCCCAGACGCGCTCGAGCAGTTCCTCGGAGGACACGACCGCCCCGCCGGCGGCCATGAGCACCTCGAGGACGCCGAACTCCTTGCGGGTGAGGTCGACGGCCGCGCCCTCGCGCACGACGGTGCGCTTGGCCGGGTCGAGCACGACGCCCGCGGCCTCGAGGATCGGCGGCGTGGCGGGCACGGCGCGGCGGCCGAGGGCCCGGATGCGGGCGACCAGCTCGGGGAAGTCGAAGGGCTTCGCCAGGTAGTCGTCGGCTCCGAGGGCGAGCCCGGCGACCTTGTCGCGCAGGGTGCCGCTCGCGGTCAGCATGATCACCCGGGTCACCCCGCCGGCGATCTCGGCACACAGGTCGTCCCCGGACCGCCCCGGCAGGTCGCGGTCGAGCACGACGACGTCGTACCGCGTCACCGAGGCCTTCTCCGAGCCGGTGTCGCCGTCGTAGGCGACGTCGACGGCCATGCCCTCACGCCGCAGCCCGCGCGCCAGCGCGTCGGCCAGGGCCTGCTCGTCCTCCACGATCAGAATGCGCACGTCATCCACCTTGCCACCGGGTGGCTGAACGGACGCTGAGAATCAGCTGGGTGGACGCTCTCGGTCCGGGCCCGGTCCGGGCCCGGGTACTCAGGAGGCGGACTTCTCGTCGCGGGTGAGCACGGCCCCGTCGTCCCCGCGGGCCGCCGCGACCCACTCGGTGACGCGCCGGGCGACGTCCTGGTCGGTGAGCCCCGCCGCCGCGAGCAGCGCCGCGCGGCTGTCGTGGACGAGGAACTCCTGCGCGAGCGCGATGCGCCGCACCGGCACGTCCACCTCCGCCTCGGAGAGCGCGTCGGCGAGGGCCGACCCGAAGCCGCCGTGCCGGCCGCCGTCCTCGACGGTGACGACGAGGCGGTGCGACGCGGCGAGGTCGAGCAGCGCGGGCGGCACCGGCTGGAGCCAGCGCGGGTCCACGACGGTGACGCCGATGCCCTGCGCGGTGAGCCGGTCGGCCGCCTCCACGCCGAGCTGGCCGAACGCGCCGACGCACACCAGCAGGACGTCGGGGACCTGCGGCGGCTCGTCGTCGTCCCGCTCGAGCCGCTCGATCGCGGTCGGGCGCGGGGCGGCGCGCGAGAGACGACCGGGCTCGGCGAGCACGTCGACGGCCCCCGGCCCGGAGGCGGGACCCAGCCGGCGCAGAGCGGGGACCTCGCCGGGCACCGCGCCCTTCGACCAGCGCAGGGCGGTGGGTCCGTCGTCGACGGCGACAGCCTCGCGCAGCTCCTCGCGGAGGGTCACCGCGTCGCGTGGGGAGGCCACCCGCAGGCCCGGCACGATCCCCATCACCGAGAGGTCCCACATGCCGTTGTGCGAGGCGCCGTCGTCGCCGGTGACCCCGGCCCGGTCGAGGACGACCGTGACCGGCTCCCGGTGCAGGGCGACGTCCATGAGCAGCTGGTCGAACGCACGGTTGAGGAAGGTCGAGTAGATCGCGACGACCGGGTGCAGGCCACCGTGCGCGAGCCCCGCGGCCGAGGTGAGGGCGTGCTGCTCGGCGATCCCGACGTCGAAGAGCCGCTCGGGGTAGACCTCGCCGAACGCCGCCAGGCCGGTCGGGCCGGGCATGGCCGCGGTGATGGCGACGACGTCGGAGCGCTCGCGGCCGAGCTCCAGCATCGTGTCGGTGAACTCCGCGGTCCAGCTGCGGGGCTTGGGTCCCACCGGCAGCCCGGTCTCGGGGTCGATGACGCCGACGGCGTGCATCTGCTCGGCGAGGTCCTGCTCGGCGGACGCGAAGCCGCGGCCCTTGCCGGTGACCGCGTGCACGATCACCGGGCCGCCGAAGGCCCGCGCGGCGCGCAGCGCCGTCTCGAGCGCCTCGGTGTCGTGCCCGTCGACGGGCCCGAAGTACTTCAGCCCGAGGTCGGAGAACAGTGCCTGCGGGGTGAAGGCGTCCTTCACCCCGGCCTTGGCCGCGTGCATCGCCGAATAGAGGGTGTTCCCGACGACGGGGATCTTCTGCAGCGCCTTGCGGCCCTGCTCGAGGACGTCCTCGTAGCGGGGGGCGAGCCGCAGCGTGGAGAGGCGCTCGGAGAGCCCCCCGATGGTCGGCGCGTAGGACCGCCCGTTGTCGTTGACCACGACGACGACGGGGCGGTCCGACCCGGCGATGTTGTTGAGCGCCTCCCAGCACATCCCGCCGGTCAGCGCGCCGTCGCCGACCACGGCGACGACGGAGCGGTCCCGGCCGAGCAGCTGGTCGGCCTTCGCGAGCCCGTCGGCCCAGGAGAGCGCGGTGGAGGCGTGCGAGTTCTCCACCAGGTCGTGCTCGGACTCCGCCCGGCTCGGGTAGCCCGAGAGGCCCCCGCCCTGGCGGAGGCCGCCGAACTCCCCGGCGCGGCCGGTCACGATCTTGTGGACGTAGCTCTGGTGTCCGGTGTCGAACAGCAGCGCGTCCCGCGGGGAGTCGAAGACCCGGTGCAGCGCGAGGGTGAGCTCGACGACCCCGAGGTTGGGGCCGAGGTGGCCACCCGTCCGGCACACCGCGTCGATCAGGAAGCCCCGGATCTCCGCCGCGAGAGCGTCGACCTCGCCGGCGTCCAGGGACCGCAGGTCGGCCGGGGTCCGTACGCGCTGGAGCAGACTCACATCAGGCAGTCTACGGAGCCCGCGACGGCTCGCAGGGCCGTTCAGGTGGTGCGGGGGCGCCGCGCGACGTAGACCACGGCCGGCGGTGCGTTCAACCACACGGTGCGGCTGACCACGACCTCCTCGAAGGTCGCCTCGAGGTTGCGCTGCACCTGCTTGGCGGTCGGGAAGAACCGGATCCAGGCGTGCGCGAGCTGCGTCACGGCCCCACCGGGCGCCGCCATGCGGGCCAGCAGCGGGAAGATCGACCGGTCCTTCGGTGCGGTCGCGAGCCACGGCAGGCCCGAGACGGACAGGTCCGCGCGCACCCCCTCGGCCAGCAGCTTCTCCACCGCGGTGTGGGCGTCGGTGCACATCACCTCGACCTCGGGGTGGCGCTTCGCCAGCACCTCCGCCATGTCCTCGTCCATCTCGACGGCGATGTGCCGGCCACGGCCCTGCAGCCGCTTCTGGATCTCGTCGGTGACCGAGCCGGTGCCGGCCCCGAGGTCCAGCACCACGGGGTCGCCGGTGGCCGGCAGCGGGGCGATCGCCTGGCGGCACAGCGGCGGGAAGCTCGGGAACAGCGCGGCGACGTGCAACGGGTCACGCAGGAAGGCGGTCGAGAAGTGCCTGATCTCGGTCACGGGGCCTCTTCAGCAGGGGACACGGTGGGAGCCAGAGTGTGGCCCGCCGCCACGACGGCCGCGAGCAGGGCGCGTGCGACCTCGCCCACCATCGCGTCGTCGGGCGAGAAGCCGGGGTGGTGCAGGCCGGGGGCGCTGCCGGGCTCGGCGTCGGGGTCGGCCGTGCCCACGAACAGCATCGTCGAGGGGATGTCCGCCGCCGAGTAGTGCGAGAAGTCGTCCGCCCCGCAGGAGCGGAACCCGGTGTCGAGGCGCAGGCCGGTCGGGGCCGCGCGCTCCTCGCCGCGCCGGCCGCCCAGCGTCGCGGCGATGGCCGCGGTCAGGCGCCCGTGGTTCACGACGGCGGGCTCGTTCGGCACCACGGCCACCTCGCCCGTGCAGCCGTGGGCGGCCGCGGTGTGCTCCACGACCTGCGTGACGGCCGCGAGGATCGCGTCCCGGTCGGCGTCGAGGGCGCGCACGGTGCCGCGCGCGGTGGCCGCGCCGGGCACGACGTTCGGGGCGGACCCAGCGGTGATCTGCCCGATCGTCACCACGCCCGCCTCGAGCGGGTTCACCCGCCGGGCCACGATCTGCTGCAGGGCGACGACGACCGCGGCGACGGCGAGGACCGGGTCCCGGGTGCGGTGCGGGTATCCGCCGTGCCCCGCGCGCCCGGTGACCGTGATCTCGATCTCGTCGGCCGAGGCGTTCACCGGACCGGGCCGGGCGGACACGACCCCGCGCGGCAGCTCGGGCTGGACGTGCACGCCGAGCATCGCGGCGGGCGCGTGCGCGCGGAACGCGGGCTCGACCACGACGTCGGCGGCCCCGCTCGGCGCCGCCTCCTCCCGCGGCTGGAACACCGCGAGCAGCGGGGCGGCGAGCAGATCGGGACCGGCCGCCTCGACCGCCCGCACGACGGCGACGAGGGCGGCGGTGTGCACGTCGTGGCCGCACACGTGCGCGGCGCCGTCGCGGCGCGAGGCGAACTCCAGCCCGGTGTCCTCCCGGACGGGCAGGGCGTCGAGCTCGCCCCGCACGGCGACGGCGGGGCCCGTCCCCCCGAGCCGCAGCATGCCGCCGGTCCCGGCGACGGGTTCGAGGTCGTGGCCCAGCGCGGCCGCCACCGCGTCGCGCGAGTCGGCCTCGTCACCGGAGACCCGCGGCTCGCGGTGCAGCGCGTGGCGCAGCGCGACCGCGCCCGGGAGCTCCGTCTCGAGGGCCTCGACCAGGGCGGCCGGGACCGGCACCGGGCGCGCAGCCCGCACCGGCCCGGCGTCGGGAACCTGCAGATCCCCGGAGATCGGCACCTCCACCGTCACGCGGGCATCCGCGGGTAGACCCGGAGGGCGTTGTCGCGAGCGATCATGGTGGCCACCCGTTCGGCGTCGGCGGGAGAGATCTCGTCGGTCGAGCACGCGTGCTCGAGCAGCCCGCCCAGGGCCGCCCGGAAGCGCAGCGCGGCGAGCAGGTGCAGCTCCGGCAGCCCGTAGGCGTCCGAGGCGTAGAGCACCTTGCCGAAGGGTGCCAGCTCCAGCACCTCGGCGATCACCTCGGGGGCCCGGGACCCGACGTAGGGCACGGCGAGGCTCACGTCGGCGTGGACGCAGGAGAACACCTGGGCCATCCACGCGGCCTGGCGGTGGTACGGGTAGGTGTGCAGCAGCATCAGCGGCACCCCGAGCGGTTCGACGAGGCGGGCGAGGCCCACGAGCAGGGCGGGGTCGGCGCGGTGCAGGTCCTCGTCGGGGTCGCCGAACCCGCTGTGCAGCTGCAGCGGCAGGCCGGTGTCGAGCCCGGCCCAGAGGCCGTGGCGCAGCAGCACCGGGTCGCGCAGCGGCTCGCGGTCGCGGGCGCGCCGGGGCAGCCACGCGGACGCGGCGGCCGCCACCTCCGCGGGCTCGGGGCGGTGCGGGTCGACGTCGAGACCCGCCCGGTAGGCCAGCACGGTCTTGCAGGCGACCGGGAGCGGACGGCGGGCGGCGTCGGTGCGGCGCGCGACCTCGTCGGCGACCGCCGTCCCGAAGCCGCCGGCGTCCACCCCGGCGTCCGCGACCTCCTCGGCCACCGCCTCGAGCCGCACCACCTCGCCGACCGGCGCCCCCGCCACCGCGGACAGCGCGTCGAGATCGAGCAGGCCGCCCGCGTCGAACCCGTGGTCGACGAGCAGGGCCCCGGAGCCGGCGGCGCGCAGCATCGCCCGGGACACGGCCTCGGCCCCGAGCTCCGCCCGCCGCGCGACGTAGTCGGCCGCCGGGGCGTGCGGGGGCAGGCCGAGCACCGGCGAGCACCAGCGGCGCACCGAGAAACCGAGCCGCGAGTCGAACGCCGAGAGCCCCGGCGCCGGCCCGGTCCCCTCGGTGAGCAGGGCCTCGAACGCCGGCCGGTCGAGATCGCCGGCCACCACCGAGTGGCAGTGGTGGTCGACCAGCGGGACGCCGTCGAGGAAGCTGACCGGCCCCGCCGGCACCAGCCCGAGCGAGACCAGGCTGCCTCCGTCGGCGCACACGGGTCAGGTCCGATTCGACGGGTCGAGCTCCGCTGCGCTCCGTCTCCGTACGAGGGTCGCCACGCACTCCACGTGGTGGGTCATCGGGAAGGCGTCGAACACCCGCAGGCGCTCGAGGGTGTAGCCGGCCTCCGCCAGCGCGGCGACGTCGCGGGCCAGGGCGGCCGGGTCGCACGCGACGTGCACGATCCGGCGGGCGCCGACGGCCCCGATCCGGCCGGCGAGCTCGCGGCCCAGGCCCTTGCGGGGCGGGTCGGCCACGATGACGTCGGGCGGGGTGGTGCGAGCCAGGGAGTCCAGCACCTTCTCCACGCGCCCGCGGACGACGCGGGCCGCCGGGAGGTCGGCGAGGTTCTCCCCCGCCGCGGCGGTCGCGTCCGGGTCGGACTCGACGATCGAGACGTCGCCCGCCCGGTCGGCGAGCGCCGCGGCGATCAGCCCGGCGCCGCCGTAGAGGTCCCAGACGACGTCGTCGGCGCCGAGCTCGCCGACGCCCTCGACCGCGGCCGAGACGACCGCGTCCGCGGCGCCGGGGTGGACCTGCCAGAACGCGGGCGCGGGCAGCGCCCAGTCCCGGCCGGCGGCGTGCTCGTGGGCCGTCCCCGACCCGATCTCGAGCCGCCGCGTCCCCTCGAGGAGCTCGGTCGCGTGCGTCTCACCGGCCGCGTCGGCGACGATCTCGATCTCCGCCGTGGGCGTCCACGTCCGCGCGACGACGGGGTCGAGGGCGCCGCGGACCGCGATCGGGCAGTCGCCGACCGGCAGCACCTCGTGGCTGCGGTGCGCCCGCAGGCCGGGGCGGCCGTCGTCGGTCACCGCCATGCGCATCCGGGTCCGCCAGCCGAGCGGGCCGCCGGGCAGGGCCTCGCAGACCACGTCGCGCTCGATCCCGGCGAGGCGGGAGAGCTGCTCGGCGACCACCGCCGCCTTGAGGTCGCGCTGGGTGTCGTGGTCGGCGTGCTGCCAGTCGCAGCCGCCGCACCCGCCGGGTCCGGCCCACGGGCAGGCCGGGGTGACCCGGCCCGGGGCCGCGTCGAGCACCGTCACCGCGTCGGCCCGGCAGAACGACCCGCCGTGGTCCTCGGTGACGACCGCGTGCACCCGCTCCCCGGGCAGCGCGTGCCGGACGAACACGACCCGTCCCTCGTGACGGGCCACGCAGTGCCCGCCGTGGGCCACCGCCCCCACCTCGAGGTCGAGCATCCGGTCGGTCCAGTCGGGCCGCTCCGGCGCACCCGTCGTCGGGATGGAGGCGCTCATCGGGCGTCCGCCCGCTCGGACCCGGTGGCCGGCTCCGACGTCGAGCCCGGCTTGACGCCGTTGGTGGGAGGGGCCCCGTACCCGCGGCGGGCGCTGCCCGGCGCGCCCTGCGGACGCGGGGTGGCGAGCCGACGGGACGACTCGAGCTGCCAGGGCACGGACACGACCATGACACCCTTCTGGAACAGCAGCCGTCCCTTGAGGCGCAGCGCACTCTGGTTGTGCAGCAGCTGCTCCCACCAGTGCCCGAGGACGTACTCGGGGATGAACACGGTGACCACGTCGCGTGGGTTGTCGGTCCGGATGCGCTTGACGTACTGCAGGATCGGCCGGGTGATCTCGCGGTAGGGCGACTCGAGGACCTTGAGCGGCACCGGCAGCTGCCGCCGCTCCCAGTCCGAGGTGACCCGGCGGGTGTCGGCGTCGTCGACGTTGACCGTGACGGCCTCGAGCACGTCGGGGCGGGTGGCCCGGGCGTAGGCGACCGCCCGCAGCGTCGGCCGGTGCACCGTGGAGACCAGCACGATCGCGTGGTTGCGGCTGGGCAGCACGGCGTCGATGACGTCGGGGGCGGCGATCTCCTCGGCGACCCGGTCGTAGTGCCGGCGGATGGAGAGCATCAGCAGGAAGGCGAGCCCGCCCGCGACGATCGCGATCCACGCGCCGACCAGGAATTTCGTGATGAGCACGACGACGAGCACGACCCCGGTCATGGCCGCGCCGAAGCCCGAGACCAGGCGGGAACGCCGCAGCCCGGAGCGGGCCTCGTCGTCGGTCTCGGTGCCCAGCAGCCGGTTCCAGTGCCGCACCATGCCGAGCTGGGAGAGCGTGAAGGAGACGAACACACCCACGGTGTAGAGCGGGATGAGGGCCGTGACCTCGGCGGAGAACCCGACGACCAGCACGATCGCGAAGAACGCGAGGAACAGGATGCCGTTGGAGAAGGCGAGCCGGTCGCCACGGGTGTGCAGCTGCCGCGGCAGGTAGCGGTCCTGCGCGAGGATCGAGCCGAGCACCGGGAAGCCGTTGAACGCCGTGTTCGCGGCCAGCACGAGGATCAGGGCGGTGAAGATCGTGACCGCCCAGAAGCCGGGCGGGAACCCGGAGAAGATGGTCTCCGCGAGCTGCGCGATCAGCGTCTCCTGCTTGTAGCCGGGAGGGGCGCCGACGAGCTGGGTGGCCGGGTCCTCGGCCATCTTCACGCCGGTGGCGCGCGCGAGGGCGAGCATCCCCGCGAACATCACGACCGCGATGAGCCCCAGCATGGCCAGGGTGGTCGCCGCGTTGCGCGACTTCGGCTTGCGGAAGGCCGGCACGCCGTTGGAGATCGCCTCGACGCCGGTCAGCGCCGCGCAGCCCTGGGTGAACGAGCGCAGCACGATGAACATCAGGGCGAGGCTGGAGAGCTGGTGGTCGGCCTCGCTGCGGACGTCGAGCCCCGCGCTGGGGGCCACCATGTCCTGGCCCAGCAGCAGCCGGACGACGCCGACGACGATCATCCCGCCCAGGCAGACGATGAAGCAGTAGACCGGGATCGCGAACGCCGCCCCGGACTCCCGCAGGCCGCGCAGGTTGACCGCCGTCAGCACGACGATCGCGAGGACGCTGAAGAGCACCTTGTGCTCGCCGACGAACGGGATGAGGGCGCCGAGGTTGTCCGCGGCCGAGGACACCGAGACCGCGACGGTCAGCGTGTAGTCGACCAGCAGGGCGGACGCGACGGTGAGGCCCGCGTGCCGCCCGAGGTTCGTCGTCGCGATCTCGTAGTCGCCGCCGCCCGAGGGGTAGGCGTGGACGTTCTGGCGGTAGCTGACCACCACCGTCGTCAGGACGACGATGACCGCGAAACCGATCCACGGGGAGAAGACGTAGGCCCCGAGCCCGGCCAGCGAGAGGGTGATCAGCACCTCCTGCGGCGCGTAGGCCACGGAGGAGAGGGCGTCGGACGCGAACACCGGCAGCGCGATGCGTTTGCGCAGCAGCGTGTCCGAGAGCTCGTCGCTGCGGAACGGCAGTCCGAGCACGAGGCGTTTCGCCGCGGTAGCGAGCCTGGGCACCCACAGAGCGTAGGCCGAGCGGGTGGCGCGGTGGGATCGGGCGGTGCACCGGATACCGTGCGCGCGTCAGGAGCGGGTACCGGGACCGGAGGTCGCGTGCACATCGTCGTCATGGGCTGCGGCCGCGTGGGGTCCGCGCTGGCCCTGTCGCTGGAGCGCCTCGGCCACGAGGTCTCCGTCGTCGACCGGGACCCGCAGGCCTTCCGCCGGCTCGGCAGCGACTTCCACGGCCAGGAGATCGTCGGCGTGGGCTTCGACCGCGAGGTGCTGACGGCGGCGGGCATCCACCGCGCGGAGGCGTTCGCCGCGGTCTCCTCCGGGGACAACTCCAACATCATCTCCGCGCGCGTCGCACGCGAGACCTTCGGCGTCGAGACCGTCGTCGCCCGCATCTACGACGCCAAGCGCGCCGCGGTCTACGAGCGGCTCGGCATCCCGACCGTGGCCACCGTCCCCTGGACCACCGACCGCTTCCTGCGGATGCTGCTGCCCGACGGCGTGGCCACCGCGTGGCGGGACCCGTCCGGCACGGTCGCGATCATGCAGCTGCCCTTCCACGAGGACTGGTCGGGGCGCCCGGTCACCGAGCTCGAGGAGGCGACCGGCAGCCGGGTCGCGTTCATCGTGCGCTT contains:
- a CDS encoding 3-keto-5-aminohexanoate cleavage protein: MTDTVIVEVAVNGTTTRETNPHVPRTPAEIAAAMSACLGRGAAIVHNHNDEPMFTADAVHSPDPYVAAWTPVVAEHPDALLYPTMGAGARGIPVEQKWAHVEELARRRLGGMTLVDPGSVNVGLLGSGECAPAAAAEPYQNSIADTEYMFRRTAELGAAPSISIFEPGFLRTTLTLQRHGRVPAGAMVKLYFGGDLQFGLPPTERALDAYVELLDGSGLPWSVAVLGGDVVGCGLAALALERGGHVRVGLEDYAGPRKPTNVELLDELLELLAASGRRAATCAEARATLGIAPAG
- a CDS encoding response regulator, with product MRILIVEDEQALADALARGLRREGMAVDVAYDGDTGSEKASVTRYDVVVLDRDLPGRSGDDLCAEIAGGVTRVIMLTASGTLRDKVAGLALGADDYLAKPFDFPELVARIRALGRRAVPATPPILEAAGVVLDPAKRTVVREGAAVDLTRKEFGVLEVLMAAGGAVVSSEELLERVWDENADPFTTTVRVTVMTLRKKLGEPGIIDTVVGSGYRVRSDAHAGV
- the dxs gene encoding 1-deoxy-D-xylulose-5-phosphate synthase, producing MSLLQRVRTPADLRSLDAGEVDALAAEIRGFLIDAVCRTGGHLGPNLGVVELTLALHRVFDSPRDALLFDTGHQSYVHKIVTGRAGEFGGLRQGGGLSGYPSRAESEHDLVENSHASTALSWADGLAKADQLLGRDRSVVAVVGDGALTGGMCWEALNNIAGSDRPVVVVVNDNGRSYAPTIGGLSERLSTLRLAPRYEDVLEQGRKALQKIPVVGNTLYSAMHAAKAGVKDAFTPQALFSDLGLKYFGPVDGHDTEALETALRAARAFGGPVIVHAVTGKGRGFASAEQDLAEQMHAVGVIDPETGLPVGPKPRSWTAEFTDTMLELGRERSDVVAITAAMPGPTGLAAFGEVYPERLFDVGIAEQHALTSAAGLAHGGLHPVVAIYSTFLNRAFDQLLMDVALHREPVTVVLDRAGVTGDDGASHNGMWDLSVMGIVPGLRVASPRDAVTLREELREAVAVDDGPTALRWSKGAVPGEVPALRRLGPASGPGAVDVLAEPGRLSRAAPRPTAIERLERDDDEPPQVPDVLLVCVGAFGQLGVEAADRLTAQGIGVTVVDPRWLQPVPPALLDLAASHRLVVTVEDGGRHGGFGSALADALSEAEVDVPVRRIALAQEFLVHDSRAALLAAAGLTDQDVARRVTEWVAAARGDDGAVLTRDEKSAS
- a CDS encoding methyltransferase domain-containing protein, with amino-acid sequence MTEIRHFSTAFLRDPLHVAALFPSFPPLCRQAIAPLPATGDPVVLDLGAGTGSVTDEIQKRLQGRGRHIAVEMDEDMAEVLAKRHPEVEVMCTDAHTAVEKLLAEGVRADLSVSGLPWLATAPKDRSIFPLLARMAAPGGAVTQLAHAWIRFFPTAKQVQRNLEATFEEVVVSRTVWLNAPPAVVYVARRPRTT
- a CDS encoding amidohydrolase, with product MTVEVPISGDLQVPDAGPVRAARPVPVPAALVEALETELPGAVALRHALHREPRVSGDEADSRDAVAAALGHDLEPVAGTGGMLRLGGTGPAVAVRGELDALPVREDTGLEFASRRDGAAHVCGHDVHTAALVAVVRAVEAAGPDLLAAPLLAVFQPREEAAPSGAADVVVEPAFRAHAPAAMLGVHVQPELPRGVVSARPGPVNASADEIEITVTGRAGHGGYPHRTRDPVLAVAAVVVALQQIVARRVNPLEAGVVTIGQITAGSAPNVVPGAATARGTVRALDADRDAILAAVTQVVEHTAAAHGCTGEVAVVPNEPAVVNHGRLTAAIAATLGGRRGEERAAPTGLRLDTGFRSCGADDFSHYSAADIPSTMLFVGTADPDAEPGSAPGLHHPGFSPDDAMVGEVARALLAAVVAAGHTLAPTVSPAEEAP
- a CDS encoding amidohydrolase family protein; translated protein: MCADGGSLVSLGLVPAGPVSFLDGVPLVDHHCHSVVAGDLDRPAFEALLTEGTGPAPGLSAFDSRLGFSVRRWCSPVLGLPPHAPAADYVARRAELGAEAVSRAMLRAAGSGALLVDHGFDAGGLLDLDALSAVAGAPVGEVVRLEAVAEEVADAGVDAGGFGTAVADEVARRTDAARRPLPVACKTVLAYRAGLDVDPHRPEPAEVAAAASAWLPRRARDREPLRDPVLLRHGLWAGLDTGLPLQLHSGFGDPDEDLHRADPALLVGLARLVEPLGVPLMLLHTYPYHRQAAWMAQVFSCVHADVSLAVPYVGSRAPEVIAEVLELAPFGKVLYASDAYGLPELHLLAALRFRAALGGLLEHACSTDEISPADAERVATMIARDNALRVYPRMPA
- a CDS encoding class I SAM-dependent RNA methyltransferase, whose amino-acid sequence is MSASIPTTGAPERPDWTDRMLDLEVGAVAHGGHCVARHEGRVVFVRHALPGERVHAVVTEDHGGSFCRADAVTVLDAAPGRVTPACPWAGPGGCGGCDWQHADHDTQRDLKAAVVAEQLSRLAGIERDVVCEALPGGPLGWRTRMRMAVTDDGRPGLRAHRSHEVLPVGDCPIAVRGALDPVVARTWTPTAEIEIVADAAGETHATELLEGTRRLEIGSGTAHEHAAGRDWALPAPAFWQVHPGAADAVVSAAVEGVGELGADDVVWDLYGGAGLIAAALADRAGDVSIVESDPDATAAAGENLADLPAARVVRGRVEKVLDSLARTTPPDVIVADPPRKGLGRELAGRIGAVGARRIVHVACDPAALARDVAALAEAGYTLERLRVFDAFPMTHHVECVATLVRRRSAAELDPSNRT
- a CDS encoding amino acid permease is translated as MPRLATAAKRLVLGLPFRSDELSDTLLRKRIALPVFASDALSSVAYAPQEVLITLSLAGLGAYVFSPWIGFAVIVVLTTVVVSYRQNVHAYPSGGGDYEIATTNLGRHAGLTVASALLVDYTLTVAVSVSSAADNLGALIPFVGEHKVLFSVLAIVVLTAVNLRGLRESGAAFAIPVYCFIVCLGGMIVVGVVRLLLGQDMVAPSAGLDVRSEADHQLSSLALMFIVLRSFTQGCAALTGVEAISNGVPAFRKPKSRNAATTLAMLGLIAVVMFAGMLALARATGVKMAEDPATQLVGAPPGYKQETLIAQLAETIFSGFPPGFWAVTIFTALILVLAANTAFNGFPVLGSILAQDRYLPRQLHTRGDRLAFSNGILFLAFFAIVLVVGFSAEVTALIPLYTVGVFVSFTLSQLGMVRHWNRLLGTETDDEARSGLRRSRLVSGFGAAMTGVVLVVVLITKFLVGAWIAIVAGGLAFLLMLSIRRHYDRVAEEIAAPDVIDAVLPSRNHAIVLVSTVHRPTLRAVAYARATRPDVLEAVTVNVDDADTRRVTSDWERRQLPVPLKVLESPYREITRPILQYVKRIRTDNPRDVVTVFIPEYVLGHWWEQLLHNQSALRLKGRLLFQKGVMVVSVPWQLESSRRLATPRPQGAPGSARRGYGAPPTNGVKPGSTSEPATGSERADAR
- a CDS encoding NAD-binding protein; the encoded protein is MHIVVMGCGRVGSALALSLERLGHEVSVVDRDPQAFRRLGSDFHGQEIVGVGFDREVLTAAGIHRAEAFAAVSSGDNSNIISARVARETFGVETVVARIYDAKRAAVYERLGIPTVATVPWTTDRFLRMLLPDGVATAWRDPSGTVAIMQLPFHEDWSGRPVTELEEATGSRVAFIVRFGTGVLTKPGTIIQADDVVYAAAVSGTVASVTQAAQTAPAERG